ACCATAGCTAGAGTGAAAATGGTCTTTTATCCAACATGATATGCTCGAAAGTATCGAATTTAATTTTTGAGCAAAATCCCTCCCAAGACAACCTCATGTTGCCAAAATACAAAAAATGCTTGTTCTCACTGATCAATAGCCTGATTGGTGCGAACAGAGATCATGAGCTGGCCCATATTTAACGAAAAAACGCTGTCGAACAGATGCTTTTGGACACAGTGCGGCAGATTTTCTGTCCTGTTCGTTGACAGAATGCCTGCCTATTAAAATGAAACAATCCGGTCCATTTACGCAAAATTATTTACCTCGCTGATCGGTGGCCAAAACCCATGACGACATATTTTCTCTGCACCCAAATAAAAAGATTGCTATTACTTTCTACCCATGTTATGTTGCTTGACATTGGTGCAGCGTCTGTTTGATTTGTTATGAATGAAATATATTCCGCACAATCCTGAAAAGGAAGTGCGGTTTTTTTGTTTAAACAGCCTGCCAGCTGGTCCACTAACAATGGTTCAGCATATTAATTAAAGGTCCAAATTTTGGGCTCATTTGAAAGGAGTAGTTTGATGTTAGAAGGTACAGTAAAATGGTTTAACGCGTCTAAGGGTTTTGGTTTTATTGAGCAGGACAATGGTGGTGCCGATGTATTCGTTCACCATACCGCAATCCTGAAAGATGGTTACAAATCTCTCAATGACGGCGAACGGGTCAGCTTTGAAATTGTCGATGGCAATAAAGGCCCTGCTGCAGCACAAGTTAAATCTTTGTAAGATATAAAGAAGAAACTTCAAAAGCCTCGCGAGAAATCGCGAGGCTTTTTTTATGCCTTCTTCCTCCACTCCTGTGCTACAGACACTATCACTTCCCAAACCAAAGGACTAGTTCAAACTCTTGAGTTTCTCCAGACTCTCTTGAGATGCTTGATCTCCTTGATCAGCAGCCTTTTGCAGCCAATGCCGCGCCTTAGCAAGATCCTGCGGCACACCATCACCATTGGCATAGATGATCCCAAGATTGTTCTGGGCAGCTATGTTTCCCTGGTCCGCCGCCTTAGTGAACCAGGACAACGCTTTGTCCACATCTTTTTTTACTCCCTGGCCTTCAAAAAGCAAGATCGCTAAATTCTTCTGGGCATTACTATCCTCTTGTTCTGCGGCCTTGGAAAACCACTCCATAGCTTTACTCATATTTTTCTCTACGCCCTGTCCATTACTATACATGATAGCTAAATTATTCTGAGCGCTAGAATTCCCCTGCTCGGCAGCCTTTAAGCACCACTGCGCTGCAGTCACATAATCTTGAGGAAGACCCTCTCCCTTGCTATACATAATGGACAGGTTGTTCTGACCATTCGCCAAGCCTTGTTCCGCCGCTTTTTGAAACCACGCCAGGGCCTGAGCCAAGTCTTTTGTTACCCCCAGACCCTCCACAAACATCACCCCAAGTTCATTCTGAGCGTTAGCGTCTCCCTTCACCGCCTCACTCCGTTGGTACCAGTAGTCAGATTTTGCCAAATCCTGCACCACTGTGGACTTATCGGAATAAACCAAACCAAGATTTTTCATCGCATCCTGATGATCTTGCTCTGCAGCCTTCAAAAACCAGCTTAATGCCTTATGGTAATCAACCGGCACAGACTCCCCTTTGGTATACATAATAGCCAGATTGTTCTGTGCATTGGCATTGCCCAGCTCGGCAGCGCTTGTATACCATTGAAGCGCCTGTTTCAGGTCCTTGGTCATGCCATCCCCTTTTGCCGCCATGAGCCCCAAGTTATTTTGGGCTGTGGCGTTTCCCTGTTCAGCAGCCTTTTGTAACCAAAAAACAGAGAGCTTAAGATCTTTACCAACCCCCTCTCCCATCAGATACATAATACCCAAATCGTTCTGAGCGTCCGCACTCCCCTGCATCGCTGCCCCCCGCTTAAACCAATAAGCGGCAACGGCAAGATCTCTCGATACCTGCACCCCCTCAACATACATATCCCCGAGCAGAGCTGCAGCCTTTGCATCTCCTTGATCTACCGCCTTAAGAAGTTCAGCCACCTCTCTCCGAGCCCCTTCCCTCTGCTGCCGGGGCAAAACACCGTCCTCTCCTTCCATCACTCTTGGCTGAGGGATATCGGCTTCTTCCTTCTTCTTTTCGCGAGGTGT
The window above is part of the Desulfobulbaceae bacterium genome. Proteins encoded here:
- a CDS encoding sel1 repeat family protein, whose protein sequence is MKQNFFFLWIGVLLFLCVPEVACADFAALLKRAEGGSPKAQVAVGNAYEGGTEVPKDFAKAFHWYEKAAQQGYAEGQRPLGVMYELGLGVDKDPAKAAYWYQKAADQGVARAQVNLGILYEAGVGVPKDAAKAKGMYQQAADSGYPRGMYYLGQIYESGFGGRVDQEAALSWYKKAAAKGYGPAKKRLAALLQASAKSLDTKEVGGKISRPQEPPQSGSSLASAGPSEVKKTPREKKKEEADIPQPRVMEGEDGVLPRQQREGARREVAELLKAVDQGDAKAAALLGDMYVEGVQVSRDLAVAAYWFKRGAAMQGSADAQNDLGIMYLMGEGVGKDLKLSVFWLQKAAEQGNATAQNNLGLMAAKGDGMTKDLKQALQWYTSAAELGNANAQNNLAIMYTKGESVPVDYHKALSWFLKAAEQDHQDAMKNLGLVYSDKSTVVQDLAKSDYWYQRSEAVKGDANAQNELGVMFVEGLGVTKDLAQALAWFQKAAEQGLANGQNNLSIMYSKGEGLPQDYVTAAQWCLKAAEQGNSSAQNNLAIMYSNGQGVEKNMSKAMEWFSKAAEQEDSNAQKNLAILLFEGQGVKKDVDKALSWFTKAADQGNIAAQNNLGIIYANGDGVPQDLAKARHWLQKAADQGDQASQESLEKLKSLN
- a CDS encoding cold-shock protein, which produces MLEGTVKWFNASKGFGFIEQDNGGADVFVHHTAILKDGYKSLNDGERVSFEIVDGNKGPAAAQVKSL